Genomic window (Ruminococcus flavefaciens AE3010):
CTGAGGTTTTCACTGCCTGTATTTACGATGATAAAGGAGTCATCATCGAATACAATTCCGTTTGGAGCAATAAAGCCTGCTATCCTGAATGAGTATTCAACGGGTGTGCCGTATTGAATATCGGTATAGGGGATATTTCCGAAAGCCATGCGCTTTTTTGCATGAAGGTAGAAGGAGAAGGAATCTCCGAATGCCTTTTTGCGCTCCTCCTTGGTGAGCTTTTCGTAGCCCTCCTCGCCCTTGCAGTATTCCGTGCCGTATCTCTTTTTGAGTTCGGCGCGGACTTGTTTTATAATGTCGGAATCCTCGTCAATAGTACCTGTGAAAGGGCGTACGGTAAGAGTAATAGTGTCGCCCTCGGAATAGCCCATATCCTTTAATGAGTTGGGAACGAAGATGCCGTTTTTTAAAGAGGACGGGTTTATGACAGAAGTGATACTGTTCTGGTCATATTTGCCCAGAAGTTCTGTATTTCCGCTTAAATTGCTTACTGTCAGATTATTGCAGACTATTGTGTTTTTTCCGTCGGAAAGCTCTAATAAGCCTACTTTATTGTCTGCGGAATATATAGTGGTGTTTATAAAGCCGCTGTCTGTGCAGATATAGTCGTCAACTACGGCGTGGTGTGCGATTATATCCTCGGCTTTTGTCTTGTCCTTTGCCTGTTCTACCCATGAGGATATGTCCACCTCCCAGCTGCCGTTGTCCATAATGGTCTCGTTATATAATGTGGTATAGAGACTGCTGCCGTAGGCGCATATAGTTGTGAGTATAAATGCCGACAGGGTTATGCACATGAACGTGAGAACGGTGCGGAGTCTTTGTCGGCGGATATACTTCATGGAAAGCGCGATAAGATGTTTCATGATGCCGCCCCCTTTATTCTGAAAGAACGCCGTCGGTGATACGGCAGATACGGTCTGCTTGGGTCGCTATGCTGCCGTCATGTGTTATGAGTATCAGAGTCTGGTTGTACTTCTTTATGGAGCTTTTCAGTATGGAGATTATCTCGCGGCTGTTCTTGCTGTCAAGATTTCCCGTGGGCTCGTCCGCCAGTATTATCTGTGGCTTGTGGATAAGTGCGCGGGCAAAGGCTACACGCTGCTGCTGACCGCCCGAGAGCTCGTGGGGATAATTCTGACGCTTCTTGTCAAGTCCCGTCAGCCGCAGGAGCTCCTCAAGGAACTCCATATCTGGAGGAGTGTTGTCAAGATTCAGAGGGAGAACTATATTTTCCTCCACGTTGAGCACGGGGATAAGATTGTAGGACTGGAATATAAAGCCGATATTCTTTCTGCGGTAGGCTGAGAGCCCCTTGTCGTCAAGCTTGGTGATGTCCCTGCCGTTGACTATGATGTTGCCGCTTGTGGGGCGGTCCAGTGAGCCGAGACAGTTCAGCAGAGTGGTCTTGCCGCTGCCGCTTTCGCCTGTTATTGCTACGAATTCGCCCTTGCGCACTTCAAAGTCTACGCTGTTGACTGCCATGAGCTTTGTCTCGCCCTCGCCGTACTGCTTGCAGAGCTTTTCTGTTTTTATTATAATGTTGTTTTCCATAATAAGACCACCTTTCCTTATTGTAACCACAGTATAACACCCTTATCTTACGGTAACGTTACAAAAGCGAAATTAATTTTATGACATCTGCAATATCTGAAATGTGACAAATGTCATATGAGAAACTGACACGGGACACTACAAAAGTGTTCTTCCATGAGGTATAATGATTATAGTGAAAAACATAAGGGAGGAAAACACTATGAATACTGTTGTTAAAATAAAGGACCTCGTTAAACGCTACGGCGACCTCATAGCTCTGGACCACTTTGGTCTGGAGATAGAGCAGGGTGAGATATTCGGACTTCTCGGCCCGAACGGCTCGGGCAAGACCACTACCATAAACTGTCTGCTGTCCCTGCTTTCATTTGACAAGGGCGAGATAGAGATATTCGGAAAGAAGATGACGCCTGTCAGCTACGACATCAAAAAGGAGATAGGCGTTATCATGCAGAACGTGGCTGTGTTCGATGAGCTTACGGTATACGAGAACATCGACTACTTCTGCGGTCTCTACATAACCGACAAGGAAAAGAGAAAGCAGTACGTTGAGGAGGCTATCAAGTTCGTGGGGCTGGAGGACTTCCGCAAATTCTATCCCAAGAAGCTTTCGGGCGGACTTCTCCGCAGACTGAATATCGCCTGCGGTATAGCTCACAAGCCAAAGCTCATTATCCTCGACGAGCCTACAGTTGCCGTTGACCCGCAGAGCAGAAACCGTATCCTTGAAGGCATACAGGAGCTCAACAAGAACGGTGCAACTGTTATCTATACCTCGCACTACATGGAGGAGGTAGAGCAGATATGCACACGCATAGCTATCATGGACAAGGGCAAAAAGGTGGCTGAGGGCACCAAGGACGAGCTCAAGCGCATGATAAAGAATACAGAGACTATCACTATCGAGATACTGGAGCTACCCGACAAGGCGTTCAGAGAGATAGCTTCGCTGCCTCATGTATACGATTCGGGCTTTGAAAACGGCAAGCTGTCAGTGTACTGCTCGGGCGGCAAGCACAACCTCACAAGAGTGCTGGACGTTTTGCAGAAGAACGAGCTTGGCTTCGGCAGAGTTTACACAGAGCTGCCTACACTCAACGATGTATTCCTTGAAATTACAGGTACTGCTCTCAGAGACAAGGAGGACTGAATATGTTCATGCACATACTCAAATATGAGCTGAAAGGCGGTCTCCGCGCAAAGGACCTTATCATATGGCTCATACTCTTTCCCATACTTCTCGGCACAGTCTTTAAGGTAGGCTTCGGAAGCATTTACGAAAAGACGGAGAAGTTCAGCTCCATACCTGTTGCAGTGGTAGAGGAGAGCGAAAATGCAGCGTTCAGACAGGTGCTTGACAATATAACAAGCGCTGATGAGCCCTTTATCAAGGTAAGCTTCGCAGATAAGGAAAAGGCTGAAAAGCTCCTTGATGACGGCGACGTTGAGGGCATCATCTTCTCGGGTGATAAGCTGAGACTTACAGTCAAGGAAAAGGGACTCCGCGAGACCATGCTGAAATCCTTCGTGGAGCAGTATTCAGTCCGCGAGAAGATAGCTATGGACGCTATCAATACAGCTCCCGAAAAGGCTCAGGAGGTCATCACCTCACTTACTTCGGAAACTGTTTCATCGTGCAGGGAGATACCTGTTACTCAGGGCAATCCCGACGTATATGCACAGTACTTCTACAACCTCATTGCTATGGTCGCGATTTTCGGCTGTATAACAGGTATGACAGTTACATCACGCACACAGGCTGACCTTTCGGCACTGGGCGCAAGAAGCTGCTGCTCACCTGTGCCTAAGTCGATAAGCGTTCTTGCAAGTCTTGCGTCAAGCTTTTTATTGCAGACGGTATGTATGCTGATATGCGTAACTTTCCTTGCATTCGTGCTTAAAGTTGATTTCGGCGACAGACTGTGGCTGGTATATCCTACTGCGGTATTCGGCGGTATCCTCGGAGTATCCTTTGGCTTTATGGTAGGCTCTTTAGCCCGTGTAAACGAAAAGGTCAAGACAGCTATACTTATGACCACATCTATGCTGCTGTGCTTTTTCAGCGGTCTTATGCTGGGCAATATGAAACCTCTTGTAGCTGAAAAGGCTCCGTGGTTCAATAACATCAATCCCGTAGCGGTCATCTCGGACTGCTTCTACTGCCTCAACATCTATGAGGACTATGACCGCTATATCTCCAAGATTATAACAATGGCAGTCATTACGGTAATATTCATTTCTCTCGGCATTATCTGTTCAAGGAGGAAAAAGTATGCAAGTATTTAAGGCAATGATGAAGGTCACAAGAAAAAGACTTCCGTCGGCAATGGTATATATCATTGTATTTGTGGTCATCTCTATACTCGTTACAAATGCTTCCACAAAGGATAATAAGTTCGAGATCACAAAGCTTGATATATGCGTTTTCGACGAGGACGATACTCCCGAAAGCCGTGCGCTTATTGAATTTCTCGGTAAAAGCAATGATATGGTCGAAATAGAGAATGACAGGGACAAGATAATCGACGCTCTTTATTATAAGCGCATAAACTACGCTCTTATTATAAATAAGGGCTACGCTGAAAGGCTGGCAGCAGGGGACACCGCCGACCTCTTCGGAAGCTATCACATCGACGAGAACTACTCCGTAGTCTTTATGGGACAGTTCCTCGATGAGTATATCACCTCGGTAAAGGCTTACCTCACTATGGGTATGACCTTTGACGAGGCTATAAAAAACACTGA
Coding sequences:
- a CDS encoding ABC transporter ATP-binding protein; amino-acid sequence: MENNIIIKTEKLCKQYGEGETKLMAVNSVDFEVRKGEFVAITGESGSGKTTLLNCLGSLDRPTSGNIIVNGRDITKLDDKGLSAYRRKNIGFIFQSYNLIPVLNVEENIVLPLNLDNTPPDMEFLEELLRLTGLDKKRQNYPHELSGGQQQRVAFARALIHKPQIILADEPTGNLDSKNSREIISILKSSIKKYNQTLILITHDGSIATQADRICRITDGVLSE
- a CDS encoding ABC transporter ATP-binding protein, whose translation is MNTVVKIKDLVKRYGDLIALDHFGLEIEQGEIFGLLGPNGSGKTTTINCLLSLLSFDKGEIEIFGKKMTPVSYDIKKEIGVIMQNVAVFDELTVYENIDYFCGLYITDKEKRKQYVEEAIKFVGLEDFRKFYPKKLSGGLLRRLNIACGIAHKPKLIILDEPTVAVDPQSRNRILEGIQELNKNGATVIYTSHYMEEVEQICTRIAIMDKGKKVAEGTKDELKRMIKNTETITIEILELPDKAFREIASLPHVYDSGFENGKLSVYCSGGKHNLTRVLDVLQKNELGFGRVYTELPTLNDVFLEITGTALRDKED
- a CDS encoding ABC transporter permease, whose protein sequence is MFMHILKYELKGGLRAKDLIIWLILFPILLGTVFKVGFGSIYEKTEKFSSIPVAVVEESENAAFRQVLDNITSADEPFIKVSFADKEKAEKLLDDGDVEGIIFSGDKLRLTVKEKGLRETMLKSFVEQYSVREKIAMDAINTAPEKAQEVITSLTSETVSSCREIPVTQGNPDVYAQYFYNLIAMVAIFGCITGMTVTSRTQADLSALGARSCCSPVPKSISVLASLASSFLLQTVCMLICVTFLAFVLKVDFGDRLWLVYPTAVFGGILGVSFGFMVGSLARVNEKVKTAILMTTSMLLCFFSGLMLGNMKPLVAEKAPWFNNINPVAVISDCFYCLNIYEDYDRYISKIITMAVITVIFISLGIICSRRKKYASI